A part of Brassica rapa cultivar Chiifu-401-42 chromosome A05, CAAS_Brap_v3.01, whole genome shotgun sequence genomic DNA contains:
- the LOC103866993 gene encoding peroxisomal nicotinamide adenine dinucleotide carrier, translated as MSHALINGLAGAGGGIIAQLLTYPLQTVNTRQQTERDLKREKKKKKLGTFQHMCQVVRQEGWGRLYGGLAPSLVGTAASQGVYYYFYQVFRNQVEAAALKQKKKGLGDGSVGMFSSLLVAALAGSVNVLMTNPIWVIVTRMQTHKKMPKGLQTVPEPPSTDVEALVPVEPRPYGTFNTIREIFDEAGVTGFWKGVIPTLIMVCNPAMQFMLYETMLSKLKKKRALKGSTNVTALETFLLGAVAKLGATVTTYPLLVVKSRLQAKQVTTGDKRQHYKGTVDAILKMIRYEGLHGFYKGMSTKIVQSVFAAAVLFMIKEELVKGAKLLLSNATSIKSKPS; from the exons ATGTCGCACGCTCTGATAAATGGATTGGCGGGAGCTGGGGGTGGGATCATTGCTCAACTCCTCACTTATCCTCTCCAAACT GTAAATACACGCCAACAGACGGAGCGAGATCTCAagagggagaagaagaagaagaagcttggaACTTTCCAACACATGTGCCAG GTTGTGAGACAAGAAGGATGGGGGCGATTGTACGGTGGTTTGGCTCCGTCTCTTGTTGGAACTGCTGCTTCACAG GGTGTGTACTACTACTTCTACCAAGTGTTTCGTAACCAAGTTGAAGCTGCTGCTcttaaacaaaagaagaaagggCTTGGTGATGGATCTGTTGGCATGTTTTCTTCACTCCTAGTCGCTGCCTTAGCCGG ATCAGTTAATGTTCTTATGACGAATCCAATTTGGGTGATTGTTACACGCATGCAG ACCCACAAAAAAATGCCAAAAGGTTTACAGACGGTCCCCGAGCCACCTTCTACTGATGTAGAAGCTCTGGTTCCAGTTGAGCCTCGTCCATACGGAACCTTTAATACG ATTCGAGAGATTTTCGATGAAGCTGGAGTGACTGGCTTCTGGAAAGGTGTTATACCGACATTGATCATG gTTTGTAATCCAGCAATGCAGTTTATGTTATACGAGACAATGTTATCAAAGCTGAAGAAAAAACGTGCGCTCAAGGGTAGCACCAACGTGACGGCTTTGGAG ACATTTCTACTAGGAGCTGTGGCTAAACTCGGAGCTACAGTCACAACTTATCCTCTCTTGGTTGTGAAGTCACGACTTCAAGCCAAACAGGTCACTACAGGGGACAAAAGACAACACTACAaag GAACGGTGGATGCGATTCTGAAGATGATACGATATGAAGGGCTGCACGGGTTTTACAAAGGGATGAGCACAAAGATTGTTCAGAGCGTTTTCGCTGCTGCTGTTCTGTTCATGATCAAGGAAGAGCTTGTCAAGGGTGCTAAGCTTCTGCTCTCCAACGCCACTTCTATCAAGTCCAAGCCTTCTTGA
- the LOC103866990 gene encoding eukaryotic translation initiation factor 3 subunit F, whose product MAAANEHTVLQFATPSSTTSATTSILTARIHPLVIFNVCDCFVRRPDSAERVIGTLLGSILPDGTVDIRNSYAVPHNESSDQVAVDIDYHHNMLASHLKVNPKEIIVGWYSTGLGVNGGSALIHDFYAREVTNPIHLTVDTGFTNGEGAIKAFVSSNLSLGDRQLAAQFQEVPVDLRMVEAERVGYDVLKATAVDKLPNDMEGMELTMERLLSLINDVYKYVDSVVEGQTPPDNNIGRFIAEAVASLPKLPPQVFDNLVNDSLQDQLLLLYLSSITRTQLSLAEKLNTAAQML is encoded by the exons ATGGCGGCGGCGAACGAGCACACCGTCCTACAATTCGCGACTCCGTCGTCGACAACCTCCGCGACTACCTCCATCCTCACGGCGAGGATCCACCCCCTCGTGATCTTCAACGTCTGCGATTGCTTCGTGCGACGTCCCGACTCAGCCGAACGAGTCATCGGCACTCTCCTCGGATCCATCCTACCCGACGGAACCGTCGACATCCGCAACTCGTACGCCGTCCCTCACAACGAATCTTCCGATCAG GTTGCTGTGGATATTGATTACCACCACAACATGTTAGCGTCGCACCTTAAGGTGAATCCCAAGGAGATAATCGTTGGCTG GTATTCAACTGGTCTTGGTGTGAATGGTGGTAGTGCTTTGATTCATGACTTCTACGCTAGGGAAGTCACCAACCCTATTCATTTGACTGTGGACACTGGTTTTACTAATGGTGAGGGTGCTATCAAAGCCTTTGTATCTTCAAACCTTTCTCTTGGCGATCGTCAGCTCGCTGCACAGTTTCAGGAGGTTCCTGTTGATCTCCGTATGGTCGAGGCTGAGAGGGTCGGAT ATGATGTTCTCAAGGCAACAGCGGTTGACAAACTCCCAAATGACATGGAAGGAATGGAGCTAACGATGGAGAGGCTGTTGAGTTTAATCAACGATGTCTACAAATATGTTGACAGCGTCGTG GAAGGTCAAACACCTCCAGACAACAACATAGGACGATTCATTGCAGAGGCTGTAGCCTCGCTTCCCAAATTACCCCCACAAGTCTTTGATAACCTTGTGAATGATAGTCTCCag GACCAATTGCTTTTGCTGTACCTGTCGAGCATAACAAGGACACAGTTGAGTCTAGCGGAGAAGCTAAACACAGCTGCTCAAATGCTGTAA
- the LOC103866994 gene encoding probable signal peptidase complex subunit 2: MEEKKAESTNKNVKKANLLEHNSIKHILDESVSDIVKSRGYKEDVRLSNLKLILGTVIIVVALVAQFYNKKFPENRDFLIGCIASYVVLNGVLQLILYTKEKNAILFTYPPEGSFTSTGLVVSSKLPRFSDEYTLTIDSADPKSISAGKSVQLTKSVTQWFTKDGVLVEGLFWKDVEALIKDYAKEEPKKKK, translated from the exons atggaagagaagaaggcaGAATCGACGAACAAGAACGTTAAGAAGGCGAATCTGCTGGAGCACAACTCGATCAAGCACATCCTCGACGAATCCGTCTCTGAC ATCGTTAAGAGCCGTGGATACAAGGAGGACGTGAGGCTGAGCAACCTGAAGCTGATCTTAGGGACGGTTATCATCGTGGTTGCTCTCGTTGCTCAGTTCTACAACAAGAAGTTTCCGGAGAACAGAGACTTTTTGATTGGATGCATCGCATC GTATGTAGTGTTGAATGGGGTGTTGCAGCTGATTCTGTACACTAAGGAGAAGAATGCCATTTTGTTCACCTATCCTCCTGAG GGATCATTCACCAGCACTGGATTGGTTGTGTCTTCAAAGTTGCCGAGATTCTCTGATGAGTACACTCTCACCATCGACAGTGCTGATCCAAAATCAATCTCAGCTGGGAAGTCTGTCCAACTCACCAAAAGTGTCACCCAATG GTTCACGAAAGATGGAGTTCTTGTTGAGGGTTTGTTCTGGAAAGACGTGGAAGCATTAATCAAGGACTATGCAAAAGAAgaaccaaagaagaagaaatga
- the LOC103866989 gene encoding nematode resistance protein-like HSPRO2 yields MVDTDCKRKLVSPDLPTKLHVTIPSPFKLPVSSPISCSAPSSCSAYELYLRLPELRNLWSSRDFPRWSHEPILKPSLQGLEITFRLVLAVCSDNRPYINHREWNRRLDSILTCQIKLISSISEEDEAAPVGNERSTLSLLPQLATWRKSEAFGKKILSTIDKEMRFSKYTLGLGEQNISGKPNLQYDAVCRPNELYSLRNNPYADHIDNNENETLYILHQIIESWLHVSSNLLKRINTSIDKGRFGEASRDVYLVESIWKLLIEVEDLHLLMDPEDFLKLKKQLHIKTAGKNDAFCFRSRGLVEVMKMSKGLREKVPFVLGVEVDPTGGPRLQEAAMRLYARKGEECDKIHLLQGMQGVEAAAKRFFFAYKQVVAAVMGSAEMNTECDSVRQIFMEPTYFPSLDAAKTFLGEFWSHVG; encoded by the coding sequence atggttgaTACAGATTGCAAGAGGAAGCTGGTGTCACCGGACTTACCTACCAAGCTCCACGTCACCATCCCTTCGCCGTTCAAGCTCCCCGTCTCATCCCCCATCTCCTGCTCCGCTCCTTCCTCTTGCTCCGCCTACGAGCTCTACCTCCGTCTCCCCGAGCTCAGAAACCTCTGGTCATCACGTGACTTCCCTCGCTGGTCGCATGAGCCTATCCTCAAACCGTCTCTCCAAGGTTTAGAGATCACTTTCAGATTGGTCTTAGCCGTTTGTTCCGACAATAGACCGTACATCAACCACCGCGAATGGAACCGACGGTTGGATTCGATCCTCACGTGTCAGATCAAACTCATATCATCCATCTCCGAAGAAGATGAAGCAGCTCCTGTCGGGAATGAACGAAGCACTCTCAGCTTGCTACCACAGCTAGCCACGTGGCGTAAGTCAGAAGCCTTTGGGAAGAAGATCTTATCCACGATCGATAAGGAGATGAGGTTCTCTAAGTACACGCTCGGTCTCGGTGAACAGAACATCTCCGGGAAACCTAATCTCCAATACGACGCCGTTTGCAGACCGAACGAGTTATACAGCCTCAGGAATAATCCTTACGCGGATCATATCGATAACAACGAGAACGAAACGTTATACATCCTTCACCAAATCATAGAGTCATGGCTCCACGTGTCTTCAAACCTCTTGAAACGTATCAACACGAGTATTGATAAAGGGAGGTTCGGTGAAGCGTCGAGAGACGTCTACTTGGTGGAGAGTATATGGAAGCTTCTTATTGAGGTAGAAGATCTTCACCTCCTGATGGATCCTGAAGACTTTCTTAAACTCAAGAAGCAGTTGCATATCAAGACGGCCGGTAAAAACGACGCGTTTTGTTTCAGGTCGAGAGGTTTGGTGGAGGTCATGAAGATGTCTAAAGGTTTGAGGGAGAAGGTGCCGTTTGTGTTGGGCGTTGAGGTGGATCCCACGGGAGGACCGAGGCTGCAAGAGGCGGCGATGAGGCTTTACGCGAGGAAGGGAGAGGAGTGCGATAAGATTCATTTGCTTCAAGGGATGCAAGGTGTGGAAGCTGCGGCGAAGAGGTTCTTCTTCGCGTATAAGCAGGTGGTTGCGGCGGTGATGGGGAGCGCGGAGATGAACACGGAGTGTGACTCGGTGAGGCAGATATTCATGGAGCCGACTTATTTCCCGAGTCTTGACGCGGCGAAGACGTTCTTGGGAGAGTTCTGGAGCCACGTTGGGTGA
- the LOC103866991 gene encoding uncharacterized acetyltransferase At3g50280: MPSLENSVTVISRSRVFPDQKSTLVDLKLSVSDLPMLSCHYIQKGCLFTRPHLPPHALLSHLKHSLSLTLSHFPPLAGRLSTSEDGHVFLSCNDAGADFVSAAAKSVRVGDVIGGIDVPDVVKEFFTYDRTVSYDGHNRPILAVQVTELNDGVFIGCSVNHSVTDGTSLWNFINTFAEVSRGAGGNVTRHPDFTRESVLISPAVLKVPQGGPKVTFNENEPLRERIFSFSREQILELKAMVNKKRSWTVGNGEINGVEVFGKQSNDKLNGKENGKLTEMLESLLLRNDVVAVEISSFQSLSALLWRAITRARKLPSSKTTTFRMAVNVRHRLSPKLDPEYFGNAIQSVPTFATAGEVLSRDIRWSADQLNRSVAAHQDGKIRDTVADWEANPRCFPLGNPDGASVTMGSSPRFPMYDNDFGWGKPVAVRSGRANKFDGKISAFPGRDGNGSVDLEVVLAPETMAGIETDGEFMRYVSKK, encoded by the coding sequence ATGCCTTCTCTTGAGAACTCTGTAACCGTAATCTCAAGAAGCAGAGTCTTCCCTGACCAAAAGTCAACCCTCGTTGACCTCAAACTCTCCGTCTCCGACCTCCCCATGCTCTCTTGCCACTACATCCAAAAAGGCTGCCTCTTCACGCGCCCTCATCTCCCGCCGCACGCGCTTCTCTCCCACCTCAAACACTCCCTCTCTCTGACCCTATCTCACTTCCCTCCTCTCGCCGGCCGCCTCTCCACCTCCGAAGACGGCCACGTCTTCCTCTCCTGCAACGACGCCGGAGCAGATTTCGTCTCCGCCGCCGCGAAATCCGTCCGCGTCGGCGACGTGATCGGCGGAATCGACGTTCCGGACGTCGTCAAGGAGTTTTTCACTTACGACAGGACTGTGAGCTACGACGGGCATAACAGACCGATCCTGGCCGTTCAAGTGACGGAGCTAAACGACGGCGTTTTCATCGGTTGCTCCGTTAACCACTCCGTCACTGACGGAACGTCGCTGTGGAATTTCATTAATACATTCGCTGAGGTGTCGAGAGGAGCTGGGGGGAATGTGACACGTCATCCTGATTTTACGCGGGAGTCCGTGCTAATCTCACCGGCTGTGCTGAAAGTACCTCAGGGTGGGCCCAAGGTAACGTTCAACGAGAACGAGCCGTTACGGGAGCGGATTTTCAGTTTCAGCAGGGAGCAGATTCTCGAGCTGAAAGCGATGGTGAACAAGAAGAGAAGCTGGACGGTGGGTAACGGCGAGATAAACGGAGTCGAGGTGTTCGGGAAGCAGAGCAACGATAAACTTAACGGAAAAGAGAACGGTAAACTAACGGAAATGTTGGAGAGTTTGTTACTGAGAAACGACGTCGTCGCGGTGGAGATCTCGTCGTTTCAGTCTCTGTCCGCTTTGCTCTGGCGAGCGATCACTCGAGCGAGGAAGCTTCCGAGCTCCAAAACGACGACGTTTCGCATGGCTGTGAACGTTCGCCACCGTCTGAGTCCGAAACTTGACCCGGAGTACTTCGGGAACGCGATCCAGAGCGTTCCGACGTTCGCGACGGCGGGGGAGGTTCTCTCTCGGGATATACGGTGGTCCGCCGATCAGCTCAACCGGAGCGTGGCGGCTCACCAGGACGGGAAGATTCGAGACACTGTGGCGGATTGGGAGGCGAATCCGAGGTGTTTTCCTCTCGGGAACCCCGACGGAGCGTCGGTGACTATGGGGAGCTCGCCGCGGTTTCCGATGTACGATAATGATTTCGGGTGGGGAAAGCCGGTGGCGGTTAGAAGCGGGCGGGCGAATAAATTCGACGGGAAGATCTCTGCGTTTCCGGGGAGGGATGGAAACGGGAGCGTTGATTTGGAGGTGGTGTTGGCGCCGGAGACGATGGCTGGGATTGAAACTGACGGCGAGTTTATGCGTTACGTGTCGAAGAAGTAA
- the LOC103864256 gene encoding putative nuclease HARBI1, producing MSSSSSDEVEERLDEIIDDIIDETYINILEAQPSKPKKRAYIERDREIGHNRLWNDYFSEDATFPPYLFRRRFRMNKELFLRIVHRLSEHVPFFQQRRDATGRFGLSPLQKCTAAIRLLAYGSAADAVDEYLRVGESTAISCLKHFNEGIIQLFGNEYLRRPTDEDLQRLLHIGEIRGFPGMVGSIDCMHWRWKNCPTAWKGQYTRGSTKPSIVLEAVASQDLWIWHAFFGLPGTLNDINVLDRSPVFDDIIQGRAPRVEYVVNGHMYNLAYYLTDGIYPNWSTFIQSISLPQGPKAELFAKLQESTRKDVERAFGVLQARFAIVKNPALSWDQQQIGMTMRACIILHNMIVENERDGYGTQYDPSEFEEEDVASSSRVHKSRGTDIPPSINEMRATRIQIRESEIHHQLKNDLIENIWNKFGDEN from the coding sequence ATGTCATCATCGTCATCCGATGAAGTTGAAGAAAGATTGGACGAAATTATCGACGATATCATAGATGAAACCTACATCAACATTTTGGAAGCCCAACCCTCTAAGCCGAAGAAACGCGCTTATATAGAACGAGACCGCGAAATCGGACACAACCGATTATGGAATGATTACTTCAGTGAAGATGCGACATTTCCGCCGTATTTATTCAGACGCCGTTTTCGTATGAATAAAGAATTATTCTTGCGTATTGTCCATCGCCTCTCAGAACACGTTCCATTCTTTCAACAAAGAAGAGATGCCACGGGGAGGTTTGGTCTTTCaccactacaaaaatgtacAGCCGCCATTCGTCTCCTTGCTTATGGTTCTGCAGCTGACGCGGTTGATGAATATCTCAGAGTTGGTGAAAGCACGGCAATTTCGTGTTTAAAGCATTTTAATGAAGGAATAATTCAGTTATTTGGTAATGAGTATCTACGAAGACCGACAGACGAGGATCTTCAGCGACTACTCCATATTGGAGAGATACGCGGGTTTCCGGGGATGGTAggaagcatcgactgtatgcattggaGGTGGAAAAATTGCCCAACGGCTTGGAAAGGACAGTACACCCGGGGATCAACAAAACCGTCAATTGTGTTAGAGGCAGTAgcttcacaagatctttggatatggcacgcttTCTTCGGTCTACCAGGtaccttaaacgatattaatgtcctcgatcggtctcctgtttttgatgacattattCAAGGTCGGGCTCCGAGGGTAGAGTACGTGGTCAACGGACACATGTATAATTTGGCGTACTACCTCACGGACGGTATTTATCCAaactggtcaacatttatccaatctatctcACTACCTCAAGGTCCAAAAGCAGAGTTATTTGCTAAACTTCAAGAATCAACCCGGAAAGATGTGGAGCGGGCTTTTGGAGTTTTACAAGCTCGATTTGCGATTGTAAAAAATCCAGCTCTTTCATGGGATCAGCAACAGATAGGGATGAcaatgagagcatgtatcatactgcacaatatgatagtcgAAAATGAACGAGATGGATACGGCACTCAGTACGATCCAtctgaatttgaagaagaagatgtagcCAGCAGTTCACGGGTGCATAAGTCTCGTGGTACCGACATCCCTCCAAGCATCAATGAAATGCGTGCCACTCGGATTCAGATTCGCGAGTCGGAAATACATCATCAATTGAAGAATGATTTAATTGAGAATATTTGGAACAAATTTGGAgatgaaaattaa